In the genome of Candidatus Bathyarchaeota archaeon, the window ATTCATTTTATGCTCTATTAGGTATGCGCAATATTTTATAACTTGATACTTGCTATTGTTTTAAAACTTCCCGATAAAATTTGGTTAGAATTAACATTTATTGAAGACCTAAATCACTATATTCACATAAATAAAATCTGAACGGGTATTTGTAAAACAAGAATCGACCTAAAATTCTAGGAGCTTCACAAGATGTCGGCGTTTGAGGGTAATATGATACGTGTTGGTAAAAAGCCAGTACTGAACTATGTAATGGCATGTGTGACATTGTTTAATTCAGGAAATAATGAAATAATCATAAGGGGAAGGGGCACAGCCATCACAAAGGCAGTTGATATTACTGTGATGCTTAGAAGATCTTTTGCTAAGGATTTGATTATTAAATCGATTAAAGTCGGTTCAGAAGATATTAAGCGCATGCAAGAAGAATTTCCAATATCAACAATAGAAATAGTTCTTACGAAATGATAAGAACAAAGATTTGGTTTTTGTTCTTTGCAGATTTTATTGGAAGTTAATTTTTATGAAGAACAAACCTAATATTGTGGCTAGGCCTCCAGGTAAAAAAGCTAGAAGTCTACTGGAGAAGGATTACCAAATAATCTCTCCTTCAGTTAGGAGATTAAATCCATTATTTATAGAATCTGCAAGAGATTGTATGATTAAAGATGTAGATGGTAATGAATACATAGATTTTGATTCGGCCTCTGCAATCATGAATGTCGGTCATTGTCATCAAGATATCGTTAGTGCAATAAATCAACAATCTAATAAATTAATTCATTATCCTTGGAGCAATTTTTCTAATGAAATAATACTCAAGCTAGGGGAAAAATTGATTGACTTATCTCCAGGGACCTTTAATAAAAGAATTTTCTACTGTTCTAGCAATTCCGAGGCAATAGAAATAGCGACCAAACTTCTATTCTGGCATACCAGAAAGCCAATTATTCTCGCTTACTCGAACTCATATCATGGTGAAACATTAGCTGCAACTTCGCTTACATCAGATAAGGCTGTAAGAAGAAGACATACTCCCAAAACATATTTGGATATAATACATTTACCCTATCCCTATTGTTATCGTTGCCCATTTAAGTTGAATTATCCAGAATGCGATTATCTATGTTTGGAATATATTGTAGATAATGTGATAGGGAAGATCGCTCCGATTGAAGAAATAAGCGGATTATTCTTTGAATCCATCCAAGGTGAAGGAGGAATAATAGTTCCTCCACCAGAATATTTCCAGAAGTTAAAAAGATTATTGGATAAATATGACATCCTTTTGGTTGATGATGAAGCTCAAACTAGTATGGGAAGAACTGGTAAGTGGTTTGGAATAGAAAATTGGAAAATCACACCGTATATGATTTGTTTTTCTAACGCCTTGGCATCTGGTTTGCCTTTGGCAGTGACGATTTCAAATGCTGATTTAATGGACTGGGAAAGTGAATCTAATATAAATTTCGTTGGAGGTAATACGATTGCCTGTTCTGTGGCATTGCAAGTTATAGAGGTAATAAAAAAGGAGCGTCTTCTTGAAAATTCATTCAATCAAGGAAAATACCTAGTGAAACGGTTGAACGAGATGAAAGAAACTTATGATATAATCGGCGATGTTAGAGGTAAAGGGTTGATGATTGGTGTAGAGATAATTAAAGGCTCAGCTAATAAACAGCCCAATGAGGATGAAGCCAAGGATATAATGGATAAATGCTTCAGAAGAGGCTTAGTTTTCACTATCTGTGGGCTATCAACTTTGAAAATAACGCCTCCTTTGACAATAAAAAGAGACCTCATCGATGAAGGTTTATCGATCTTCGAAGGCGTATTAAAGGAAGTTTACAGGGAACGCTACAAAAAAAAGAGCTAAAATAACTTAGCTTAAATTCAATCTATTCGACTTGTTTCCACATGTTTTTATTCTTGATATCAGCAAGTTTGTAAACTAAATTGAGCTTTGTTTTCACATCTTTTATTGGTCTGCTTTGAATGATTCCTGAATCACACGTATTTTTGAAGAGTTTTTCTCCCCTATCAGTTCTTGTAAAAACTATGGACCAACCTTGAGGAGCACCGGCACCTCCTACTGAGATATCAGCTAACTCTGCCGTATAATCTTGACAAGATTTACAACCTTGCCTTGTTAATTTACCCAAATCCTTAATGGGAGAGTCGACCAATTCCTCTCTTTTCTTGTTGAGCGCTTTAAACCTACCCTTTTTGATCTCCGTTCTTACTACTTCTTTTAGACCTTCGCCAGATTGTTTGCCTATGAATCCACTCAATTTATCATAATAGAAAGCTTTTGAACAGAAAATACCAAGTGAGAACTCAAGACTTTCAATTATATTGTTGTTCGCGATCTCAGTGGTTTGCATCTTTCTAACCCCTTGAATCTCACAAGGCAAGCCAGTAAACGCTATTTTTCCTTGTGGAAAGTTCTCAAAAGCCTCTCTCAATTCACTTACGCCCGCACCTATTGAGTATCGTGTTCCGCTGATTCCTGTTAAATCCACAGGGTCCCATATTGCGTGAGATTTCGGTTTTAAAGGACTGAGTTCATCTGATGAAGATGCAGCAACACAATCTATTACACGTTTTTCCAATGCGTATTTAAGAATGGAAGTTGCCACACCACCGTCTTGACAACTTCTTAAGATATTTTTATCTTTAGAACGAGCAAAATATGCGCCTTTAAAGATTCCAAGAGTCTCATTTTCTTCTTTCTCCCTACCAAAGATCTCTTTCTCAATTTCAGGTTTATCATATTTTACTCTTGGACAACTGTAATAACATATCTGGCAGAGAACACATCTGCCTTTTATCATAGGTTTCTCAGCATCACTGGGGTATAGTACATTTACAGGACAAGATGCCATACAAGTCCCACAATATGCGCATAAATTGGTATTGATAACTTTAGTCATTAAAGTTCCAAATACATTCAAACTCACTGTATCAACACTCTCCGATTATAAGTTCAATATAGTTACTATAATATTACTGGAATTTTTTGTAAACATAAAGAAAGATATAGGTATTTAAATAATTAGTCCCTTGAGGATTGTCTTTTTAGGTATAATTCAATGACACCAAAATTCCAGGAAAAGAATTTATCATGCATATCAAAGAAATCCTTTCCAAGATTAAGGAAATGAATAATGAGTCATGCGACAATACCGCACTGAAAGACATAAGTGAAGACAAATCTACTGATCCATTCAGAGTCCTAATCGGAACAATACTATCACAAAGGACCAGAGATGAAAATACTAGGAGAGCAGTTAGGAATTTATTTTCTCATTATAAAAATGCTGAGGAGTTAGCAAAAGGAAGAATTGATGTTATTGAGAAGTTAATAAAGCCATCTGGTTTCTATCATGTAAAAGCGCGAAGAATAAGGGATGTTTCGAAAATAATTGTTGAAAAATATCATGGAAAAGTACCAGATGATATAGATTCACTTCTTTCCATGCCTTCAGTTGGTAGAAAGACTGCTAATTGTGTTTTAGTATATGCTTTTAATAAACCTGCAATCCCCGTGGACACTCATGTACATAGAATATCTAATAGATTGGGAATCGTAGAAACCAGAAAGCCTGAGGAGACTGAGGTTGCTCTTCGAGAAAGCATTGACCAAGAATTTTGGTTAGAATTAAACGATTTATTCGTAAAATTCGGTCAGAGAATCTGCACACCAATAAGTCCCAAATGTAATACCTGCAAATTAGGAAACGCATGCACATATTATTTAGAGAAAATAGAAAGTTGAAGTCTACGCTATATCTTCTCAATATGCGTTAAGATATCAGAAGACAATTCCAACTCTTTATCATTTGGTTTAAGTCTTGCATAAACACCTATGGCTCTAATTCGATTTCCTTTTTCAAGGCTATCTGCAGAACCTGCCAGCTCTCTCCATAATAGTATTTTACCTTGGCCTGAACCATCATCAATGGTAAATGAAGCTAGCTTTATTTCCTCTCCTTTTTTCGTAATTACTTCTTTAATGTGAGGGCCTTCGACTATCGTACCTTCTATTGAGACCAATTTTTGTTCTTTAATTTCTCCTATTTTATCTATTTTCAAAGGCAAAATTTCTTGGGGGCTCAGACTTTTTGGATTTATTGTTACAGAACTTGAACTATTAACTGTTAGGAAAATTCTATCGAACTTTTCTTTTGTAAAAGCTCTTTGAATTAATAGTGTGTCACCTTCCTTGATCTTGTTAAATAACTTTACTTTATCCTCCCAAAGATACGCTTTCATAATTCCATCTTTATTTCCTAAGAGTATCGTTCCAAAATTACTTATTCTATCTGAATTTTCTATTTTCTTTGTAGAACCAATCTTAATGACTTTTGCAAAGACATTTACGCTCTTTTTTTCTGCCCTCATATTAGAAATATCTATCAATTCCAGTTTTTCTTCATCATATTTCGGATAATTTTCTTCTGGTACATCGGGAGCGATTATGTAATCTCCTCTATCTCCAACATGAAGTTCTACTTCCTTAGAAATTCCCTCTCGTGTATATCCGTGGAGTATTTTTAATAACTTACCCTGCAAATTCTTGTGTTTGGAAATCTGCTCAGCTTTAGAATCCCAAAATATGCAAAATATTTTACCTGTTTTATCAGTTAAAACCAGTCTGGTAAGCTTTCCTATATTTCCATCACGTTTAGTGAACTCTCTAATAGGCCAGACATCCACCACTCTACCTGTTATAGTTACATCGTTTAGGTTTGGAATAAGATCATTGATTTGTAGTTCTTCTAGGCTCCCTTGTTGTTCTATTTCAATATCCAAGTCCTGGGCGACCAAAAGTGCAGCGCCTTCATCGGAAAGCAAATCCTGGAAGTCATTTTTCTTTTCTTCTACGAGTCCAATAACCTCATTTTCGTTTAAATCCTCTTTTTGCGCAAGTATCTTTTCAATGATATTCTTGAATTCCATCTAAGAACAAGACCCTTTGGTTCAGAGAATTTTCCAATAATCAGATAAAATTATCTTAATTTCTTTTATTCTCTCTTGCATGTTACGATTTATAATCTGTTTAGGTTCAGAGCGTGGATCAGAGAGATCCAATTCTTTCATATCAGCTAAAGTAGCTATGATAGCAGTTATTATTCTAGGTAAAGCTTCTAAATCATATCCCCCCTCAAGAACTATTGAGATTCTTCCATCACAATAATCATCAGCGACTTTCATAATACGCTTTGTAAGCTGTATGTAAGTATCAAAAACAAAATTGAGATTAGCCAATGAATCTGCGAAATAAGCATCTTGCCCTGCAGAAATTGCTATGAAATCTGGTTTGAATTCTTCAGCAATAGGAACAAAAAGTTCTTCAATAGCGTGAATGCAATCTGCACCTGTTGAATTTGGCGGTAATGGAACGTTCACTGTATACCCTCTGCCTTCTTTTTCACCTATCTCTTCAATGCTTCCTGTTCCTGGGAAAAGTGGCATCTGGTGAGTTGAAAAGTAAAGGACTGAAGGATCGTTATAAAAAATATCTTGTGTACCGTTTCCGTGATGTACATCCCAATCAAGGATCATGAATTTCTTTAATCCATATTCACGTTTAATGAATTCAATCATTATTGCAATATTGTTAAAATAACAGAATCCTCCGCCATAATCTATACCTGCATGATGCCCAGGGGGCCTAGTCAATGCGAATGAATTTTTTAGCCCCTTCTCAGCTACAACCTTGCCACCAAGAATCGCTCCACCTGCACTCAATTTAGCCAAATTATAAGTCTCGTTCATTACAGGTGTATCTGAAGTTAGAATTCCTGTATAGTTACTTAGAATCTCAATTTGTTTGATATGGTCTTCAGTATGGACTAAAGCTATATCTTCTTCATTGGCAGTTTCAGGTTTCAAAAGCTCGATCTTGTATTTTCTTAAGAGATCAATTTCTCTTAGATATTTCATAGTCTCTTTGAGCCTATCTGGACATTCTGGATGACCCCTTCCAGGATCATGTTTTAAATAATCTTCATGATAAATTATGCCTGTTCGATTCAAATCTATGAACTTCCATAATCTGAAGGTAATAATTACAGAACTGTCTTAACTTAAGTCTTAAGGAGTGCGCTATTGCATTTTTAAAAGAATAAAAAAAATAATCTCCCAATTACTATATTATTTATTATTAGAGGATTTGTTTGGGGTTTATTAATGTCAGAGATTCTACTCGGAACTAGTGGCTGGAGTTATGCTGAATGGGAAGAGACGCTTTATACTAGGAAACAAGGCAAACTTACACAATACTCTTCGATATTTCCAACAGCTGAGATCAATTCTACATTCTACGCTCTTCCTAAGAACGAAATAGTCTTTGGCTGGACAAGGCACACTCCTTCAAATTTTAGATTCTCTGCTAAGTTGCCCCAGACAATCACGCATAAGAAGGCATTAGATTCCTCTAAAGGAATCGAGTCAGATCTAAATCTATTCTTGGAAGTAATGAAGCCTTTGATAGATGCTGGTAAATTGATTTGTATATTGGTTCAACTTCCGCCCTTTCTTAAAATCAATATTGATAGGTTAGAATCATTTCTCACACTTATTCCAAAATCATCTCCTGCTTTTGCTGTTGAATTTAGGCATATGTCTTGGCTTCAGAAAGATGTATTCAAACTCTTGGAAAAGTACTCTGCAGCCTATACAATAGTTGACGAACCGCTTCTTCCGCCCGATGCTCACATAACATCTGATTTTGCTTACTTTAGGTGGCATGGAAGAGGTAGTAAGCCTTGGTTCAATTATAGGTACTCAGAGGAAGAACTTGAAGAGTCAGTCAAACGTGTTAATGAAGTAGTTAAGAAGACTGATAGAATCATTGGCTATTTCAATAATCACTTTCATGCTTATGCCCCTGAGAATTGTCTTCAGATAATGAAGATGCTGGGGATTGAAACACCTGAGGGCTCCACTGCTTTGGATAGAATAACTTCCAGGCGAAAAGGTAAGCCTTCGACTACATCCAAGACTCTGGAAGCTTGGATGGGTCCTTTAGGTGATAGGGCAATTGAAAATAGGCTACTCAAATTGACAAGTGCTGATGTTATTGAATCGGCAAAATCTATACCTGACAAGGACTTTTCTCTTCGGGAGGATAGCAAGAAAAGAATAGCGGCCTATATAGGTGAGACAACTGTTGACATCAACTTTGAACTTCATTCAATTACTCATTATTGTCCTTTCTGGTCGAAGTCAAGTCTAAAAAAGAGAATCTGTCCACATATAGCCAAACTTTTATTGAGCATTGAACCAGAAAAGGCAAGAGCTGCGTTAATTCAGATAAACTCAACTTTGGACAGATGGAATTTCGAATCCAGACTTTCAGTGGATTTCCCAAAATAATATGCGTAATAAAACAGTGGTAAGTAAAGAATGAAATTGAATGATTTCTTACCTGAAGAAAAATCAGTAGATTTCAGGATCGGGACAGGTGGGTGGGCATATTTTCAAGTTCCAGGAATGGATTCACTAGCCGCTTATTCTAAAGCTTTCAACTTTGTTGAAGTAAATTCTACTTTTTACACAATTCCTAGTATTGACGAAGTCACTTCATGGAGAAAAAGGGTAAAATCGGATTTTAAGTTCTCAGTCAGATGTCATCAAGATCTTACTCATAAACACAATCTTAGACCAATAGCTGAGTCCTATCAAATATTGAATGAAATGTTATTAATATGCAAAACACTGGACGCAAATGTTTTACACATACAAACTCCACCAACATACCAAATAACTACTTCCAAGATAGATCCGATCCGCGATTTGCTGAGTTCTTTCCAATTCAAGGGAATAAGGTTAGCTTGGGAAATAAGGCAAAAGCAGCAGTGGCCATCATATTTAACAAACTTGATGCAGGATTTTAATATAATCCCATGTGTTGATCTATCGAAAGAAGAAGAGCCGTTTGCTTCAGATATCCTATATTCAAGACTTTTTGGTAGAGGTTCACATAACATCTACCAGTTTGAGGATGAAGAGTTAAGGACCATAAACAATAGAGCTTCTGAAGGGGATCAAAAAAAGGTTATCTTATCATTTCATAGCTTGAAGATGTTCAAAGATGCTGCTAGATTAAAGATTTTCAAGGAAACTGGGAAATTTCCTTCTATTACAAACTCAACAGGTTTGTTCTCACTTAAAGAAATATTAAGTGAAGATGCAAAGTTTCCTTCAACAAAAGAAGAACTGATCAAACATCAAGGATGGAAGGTTTTCGATTTAACGTCAAAAGAGAGAATTCATACTCACAAAATTCTAGATAAGCTTCCAGAAAGGAATTATAGTAACTTAGATGAAGTACTACAAGAACTTCAAAAGTACTGATAAAATTACGCGTTTTCATATTTAATTAGTCTTTTAAACAATCCATTGAAGATATTATGATTATATATGGACTAACAATCCATATGGTTTGATAAAAAAAGGGAGATAAATTCTGAATGAAAAATAGTATTGTCGCTGGTGCTATAGCTGGGCTTGTAGGTGCAGTAGTAGCTGTAATATTTGGCATTTTACTTTGTTTCGTAGGATGGTGTCCAATGCCTACTTCGTATTCTAGCATAGTAATGATTATTATTTCTTTAATTTTCGGTGCAATATTTGGCAGAATATATGAGATGATTCAGCGCTCTATTCCGGGTAAAGGTTCTATGAAAGGCCTTAACTTCGGTTTATTGATATGGCTAATTTGTAATATCGCAGCTGGTGCTTATGTTGGTTTAGTCGTTAATGAAGTATCTACAGCGATTGGCTTAATCTCTTTTGGTTTCTTCACATGGATCGTATACGGATACGTGCTCGGAATACTATACAAGTAGTCCATTTATCTTTAAAAATCCCCTTTTTTATTTTTTATCTAGGAATGGACTCCTTAGCAGTAGATTTTATGGTTATTTGATCTTAACATTAAAGTAGCATAAGCTGGGTTCAGAATCACAAATTCAAATAACACAAGTAAAGATAAAGTGCGGGCACTAATTTGTTATGATAATTCTAGGAAATTCTTAATTAAAACTTCATAAATTACCTATTGATTATCATTATTTTTTCAATACTTCACCAATTCCTTGATGAATTAAGAAGGGGGTGAGAATTTTATGAAAAGCGGTGTTGCTGCAGGTGCTATTGCGGGTATAATCGCTGGCATAGTGGCAGTTCTTTACTTAGAATTACTTGTTAATATGGGCCCATTAGCAATGTATTATGTTGCAGATCCAGTTATTTTGATGAAGTGGGCTGCAACTCATATCGGACTTAACGTGTTCTGGGGAGCCGTAATGGGTGCAGTATTCGCAAAGGTTTATAATGTGGTTCCAAATAAAGGTGCAATGAAAGGGCTTATCTTCAGCCTGATAATGTGGATATTTGTAAACGTCTATATGGTTACATTTAATACTCTGAGCTTAGGAATGCCTGTTACTATGTCAGGAATTCTTTTAATCTCAGTTGGATTACTTGTGAGAATTGTATATGGCCCAATACTTGGAGTTCTCTATAAGAAATAGTCCACTCATATAATGGTTGGCTCTTCCATTAATTCCCTTCTTTTTTCTATCACTTTAAGATTTTTTTTAATGTTTGCGCGCTTTATTCTTGAAATTATTTTATTTCTTTTTTTCGACTTTAATTTTACATTTCGTAGCAATTGCAGCGATCGATCCAAGTGCAGCTAGCCATGGGGCCAGAATAATACCTACAACACCTGCCGTTACTGGAATTTCAAGAAGGGTTTTTCCCTCTTCATTTTCAACAATTATCTTGCTCACTTTTCCTTCTTCAATGATCTCTTTTGTTTTCTGTACAAGCTCCTCTGATTTAACCTCGAATTCTTCAATAAACGATTTGCCTAAGTTTGCTCCGCAGTTTGAGCAATAATTTGCATCTTCTGGTAATTTTTTATTACATTTTCTACAAGAAACCATAGGACATCTACCCTTATTCTATAGTAAGAAATGCTTTTTTATCTATCTGAAATAGCGTCTGCATCTAGCGCAGTACCATCTTCCGGTTCGGCTGTCGCATATCAAGGACGATCTACATCTCGGACAAGAAGCGTGTGCACTACTAATGACTCTTCCCCTTCCACGTCTAGAATAGTAGATTCCTCCAACTGCAGATGTAGCTAACATCAAGAAAAATATAACGATAACGAAGAAGATGATCGGACTTAATTCTCCGGCGCTAACATCTACTTTTGTAGTCGCTATATTATCAGTCCTGTTTTGCTCCCATATATTCTCATTTGGATCTGCAATGACTTTAACATCATATCTCCCTCCTTGAACATCGGAAGTATTCCATTTATAGCTAACATTCTTAGGCTTATTCGGTTCAAGAATCACGGTTTGACTGTTCAACAATGTATTGTTCGACCTCATCTCTACCTCGCAAGCATCTTGTAACATACCTTTACTCTCAACAGTAGCTAGAATATTCACTAATTCTCCACGGCTTACCCTATCTGGCTCTGCAACTAATCGAGTTACTGCAATATCGTGAAAAACCAATCCAGGTAAGAGATTTATTGTAACTGGAACATCTTCAATCGTAGTATATTTAATTTGAGTCTGGCTTATGGCACTACTGGAATCAACAGCTTCGTCAGCTCGGGCTGTATAGGAAACCTCCCAGACTTCATTTATCCAAAGAGTGCCTACATCCCATTTGAGAGTTGTATTTGAACTCTCATTTATTTCATCTGGAGTTATCGAAGAGTCCTTATTATAGGATAAATAATAGGGAACGGTCTCAGATACCGTAATTCCAATACCGGCTATCGCTAATCTGCCTGCAATCTCAATAAATATGTCTTGAAGTTCTTCTGATGTCGGTGCAAAGTAATATTGACCGTCAGTAATATCAGCGATCATTCTAAGCCTATCAGCATCAACATCGCTCCCTAAACCTATTGTATATATAACAATCCCACTATCTCTAGTTTCTTCTGCAAGGGACTCAAACGCCCCATCAGGAACCGCTGGATAATTATGACGACCGTCTGTGAGGAATATTTCTACTAACGGGATATCTTCTCTTGCCGAATCAATGAGAAGTTCATTTGTGGTTTTTATGGCATCATAGATGTTAGTAGTTCCTGCTGCACTCACTTTGAAAGTGTCTATCTCACTCTTTAAAAAATCCTTATTAGCGGAATTCATGAATTCTAAATCAGATTCAATCTTTACATCTCTTGAAAATGTAATCAAACCAACTCTATCGATATCATCGGTAAAATCTAGAAATGCTTTAGCTGCAGTTTTAGCATCAGCTATTTTACTACCGCTCATGCTACCAGATCTGTCAAGAACCAAAACGACATCTACTTCAGAAAAACCAATATCTCCGACTCCAGAAAGCTCGATAGTAATCCTTACCGTTTCCCCCTCTAAAACACGTTGGGGAGAGATTATCTTATTTATTTCTAAGCGTTGAATCCCTTGTGAATTCGCATTAGGGATGTATATGGGTAGGATTACCAACAGTATGAAAATTAAAGGAATTATTTTGCGCAATTACGACCGACCGTTATTATTCTTAATATCTAGCGCCTTTTTATCTATAAAGTGTTTGATCCTCGTAATTTGATAAGAAACTCTTTAAATTTACTAACTAAAGAATCTACCCATTACATAAGCCCCAAGAAACATCGATGCGATTCCGATAAGGATTGGAACATTCCCTATACCTATACTTGCAACAGCAGAACCAGGACACTGCCCAGAAATACCCCATCCTATCCCAAATATCGTTGCTCCGATAATGGTCCTCTTACTTAGAATACGCTCTCTCCTTTTGAATTCTCCACCAGTAAATGATTCTTTCATTACTTTTGGAATAAGATTAATGGTAAGCCCTGTTACTAAAGCAGCCCCTCCAATCACTAATAAAAGGCCAAGATCCTTGAGCTGTAAGAAACTCAAAACGATCTCTGGTTTGGTCATTCCACTCGCTGCCAAACCAAAGCCAAATAATAGCCCTCCTAGAAATACCAAAGGATGATTGGCTCTCATGGTGATACACCCAATGCTTGAACAAGTATTGCAGTAAGTATAGCGACTATTATGAAGGTAATTACTGCATACAAAGAAGTAGTTG includes:
- a CDS encoding YeeE/YedE thiosulfate transporter family protein, with the translated sequence MRANHPLVFLGGLLFGFGLAASGMTKPEIVLSFLQLKDLGLLLVIGGAALVTGLTINLIPKVMKESFTGGEFKRRERILSKRTIIGATIFGIGWGISGQCPGSAVASIGIGNVPILIGIASMFLGAYVMGRFFS